Proteins from one Pithys albifrons albifrons isolate INPA30051 chromosome 2, PitAlb_v1, whole genome shotgun sequence genomic window:
- the CAD gene encoding multifunctional protein CAD isoform X3: MARLVLQDGSVLCGRPFGATGAAAAGEVVFQTGMVGYPEALTDPSYKAQILVLTYPLVGNYGVPRDEPDAFGLSRWFESSKIHVAALVVGECTETPSHWSASLSLDQWLKEQNIPGLEGVDTRALTKKIREKGTLLGKLVPDGTPEWSLSFEDPNKQHLVQEVSLKVPHVFNPGGLLHITALDCGLKNNQVRCLCERGAAVTVVPWDHPLDTTDFDGLFISNGPGDPQLCQETVSNLCRVLDAPQPKPVFGICLGHQLLALALGAHTYKMKYGNRGHNQPCLHEDTRRCFITAQNHGFAVETGSLPPGWAPLFTNANDGSNEGLVHQHKPFFSVQFHPEHCAGPTDLEGLFDVFVEAVRDLRNGDGSSRTVRERLQDWLSYTTALTGGPDMARPRKVLILGSGGLSIGQAGEFDYSGSQAIKALKEENIQTVLINPNIATVQTSKGLADKVYFLPITPEYVTQVIRNERPDGVLLTFGGQTALNCGVELTKAGVLERYHVRVLGTPVTSIEMTEDRKVFVEKMEEIGEHVAPSEAAASLEQAQAAAEHLGYPVLVRSAYALGGLGSGFANSREELVALVSQAFTHTSQVLVDKSLKGWKEIEYEVVRDAYNNCVTVCNMENLDPLGIHTGESIVVAPSQTLNDTEYFMLRRTAIKVVQHLGIVGECNIQFALNPESEQYYIIEVNARLSRSSALASKATGYPLAYVAAKLALGIPLPLLRNSVTNSTTANFEPSLDYCVVKIPRWDLSKFLRVSTKIGSSMKSVGEVMAIGRNFEEAFQKALRMVDENCVGFDHTVKPASDVELETPTDKRIFVLAAALRAGYSIERLYELTKIDRWFLHKMKNITDHAVLLESYRGQQGIMPPAVLRRAKQLGFSDKQVAQAVLSTELAVRKMRHDLKILPVVKQIDTVAAEWPAQTNYLYLTYNGSEHDLAFHEPHVMVIGSGVYRIGSSVEFDWCAVGCIQELRKMGFKTIMVNYNPETVSTDYDMCDRLYFDEISFEVVMDIYELENPEGVILSMGGQLPNNMAMALHRQQCRILGTSPEAIDSAENRFKFSRLLDSIGISQPLWKELSDMESAKSFCCKVGYPCVVRPSYVLSGAAMNVAYSDSDLEKFLSNAVAVSKEQPVVISKFIQEAKEIDVDAVACDGVVVAIAISEHVENAGVHSGDATLVTPPQDITSKTLERIKAIVHAIGQELQVTGPFNLQLIAKDDQLKVIECNVRVSRSFPFVSKTLGVDLVALASQVIMGEDVEPVGLMTGTGIVGVKVPQFSFSRLVGADVVLGVEMTSTGEVACFGENRCEAYLKAMLSTGFKIPKKNILLTIGSYKNKSELLPTVRRLESLGYNLYASLGTADFYTEHGIKVKAVDWHFEETDGSEAGTRETQRSILDYLAENHFEMVINLSMRNSGGRRLSSFVTKGYRTRRLAVDYAVPLIIDIKCTKLFVEALSQIGAAPPMKMHVDCMTSQKLIRLPGLIDVHVHLREPGGTHKEDFASGTAAALAGGITMVCAMPNTSPAITDAASFALAQKLAEAGARCDFALFLGASSENAGTLGPLAGAAAGLKMYLNDTFSSLRMDDVSLWMEILLIKAAKQRGIPVTCEVAPHHLFLSQDDLGRLGEGQAAVRPALGTRQDVEALWENMDTIDCFATDHAPHTLEEKQGQEPPPGYPGLETMLPLLLTAVSEGRLSVEDIVQRLYENPRKIFGLPAQEDTYVEVDLEHEWIIPGSMAFSKARWTPFEGMKVKGTVRRVVLRGEVAYIDGQVLVPPGYGQDVKKWPSGAVVLPHMAPAKDIVKTPEQARHVATGDTLRGRATSPCRPVPAGDSRFHPPPRIHRASDPGLPAFQRLGTTHRPGTRATAEDAREKVGRKAAEPEAVAMQESHFYPPGPFPRQASPQRSPHFQTSPLLHPLVGQHILSVRQFSKEQLSHLCNVAHTLRMLVQKERSLDILKGKVMVTMFYEASTRTSSSFAAAMSRLGGSVLSFSEATSSVQKGESLADSVQTMCCYADVLVLRHPQPGAVELAARHCRKPVINAGDGVGEHPTQALLDIFTIREELGTVNGMTITMVGDLKHGRTVHSLARLLTQYRVNLRYVTPPGLRMPPDITSFVASRGIQQEEFGSIEEALPDTDVLYMTRIQKERFQRAEEYEACFGQFILTPHIMTRAKERMVVMHPLPRVNEISVEVDSDPRAAYFRQAENGMYLRMALLATVLGRY; the protein is encoded by the exons ATGGCccggctggtgctgcaggacgGGTCGGTGCTGTGCGGCCGTCCCTTCGGGGCCACTGGGGCCGCTGCCGCCGGGGAAGTCG TGTTCCAGACCGGCATGGTGGGGTACCCCGAGGCGCTCACCGACCCCTCCTACAAGGCGCAGATCCTGGTGCTCACCTACCCGCTGGTCGGCAACTACGGGGTGCCCCGGGACGAACCCGACGCTTTCGGCCTCAGCAGG TGGTTTGAGTCCAGCAAGATCCATGTGGCTGCGCTCGTGGTGGGCGAGTGTACGGAGACCCCCAGCCACTGGAGTGCATCCCTCTCCCTGGACCAGTGGCTGAAGGAGCAGAACATCCCTGGGCTGGAAG GGGTGGATACCCGGGCACTGACAAAGAAGATCCGTGAGAAGGGGACGCTGCTGGGGAAGCTGGTGCCGGATGGGACCCCTGAGTGGAGCCTCTCCTTTGAGGACCCCAACAAGCAGCACCTGGTGCAGGAGGTGTCGCTGAAG GTGCCACACGTGTTCAACCCTGGTGGGTTGTTGCACATCACGGCCCTTGACTGTGGCCTCAAGAACAACCAGGTGCGGTGCCTGTGCGAGAGGGGGGCGGCTGTCACCGTAGTGCCCTGGGACCACCCGCTGGACACCACAG ACTTTGACGGACTGTTCATCAGCAATGGCCCTGGggacccacagctctgccaggagacaGTGTCGAACCTGTGCCGGGTGCTGGATGCGCCGCAGCCCAAGCCAGTTTTTGGGATCTGCCTGGGGCACCAACTGCTCGCCCTGGCCCTCGGTGCCCACACATACAAGATGAA GTATGGGAACCGCGGGCACAACCAGCCGTGCCTGCATGAGGACACGCGGCGCTGTTTCATCACGGCGCAGAACCACGGCTTTGCGGTGGAGACGGGCAGCCTCCCACCCGGCTGGGCCCCGCTCTTCACCAATGCCAACGATGGGTCCAACGAGGGCCTCGTCCACCAGCACAAGCCCTTCTTCAG TGTCCAGTTTCACCCCGAGCACTGTGCTGGCCCCACGGACCTGGAGGGGCTCTTTGATGTCTTCGTGGAGGCAGTGCGAGACCTGCGGAACGGGGACGGCAGCTCCCGGACAG TGCGGGAGCGCCTGCAGGACTGGCTAAGCTACACCACGGCGCTGACGGGAGGCCCAGACATGGCCCGGCCCCGCAAGGTGCTGATCCTGGGCTCCGGTGGCCTCTCGATCGGGCAGGCAGGCGAGTTCGACTACTCTGGCTCACAG GCTATCAAAGCGCTGAAAGAGGAGAACATCCAGACGGTACTGATCAACCCCAACATTGCCACGGTGCAGACCTCCAAGGGGCTGGCAGACAAGGTGTACTTCCTGCCCATCACACCTGAGTACGTCACACAG gTGATCCGGAACGAGCGCCCCGATGGGGTGCTGCTCACATTTGGGGGGCAGACGGCCCTGAACTGCGGCGTGGAGCTGACCAAGGCGGGTGTGTTGGAGCGGTACCATGTGCGGGTGTTGGGCACCCCAGTCACCTCCATCGAGATGACAGAGGATCGCAAGGTCTTCGTGGAGAAGATGGAAGAAATTGGGGAGCACGTGGCACCCAGCgaggctgctgcttccctggagcag gcacaggcagcagccgAGCATTTAGGGTACCCGGTACTGGTGCGCTCTGCCTATGCCCTTGGTGGGCTGGGCTCTGGCTTTGCCAACAGCCGGGAGGAGCTGGTGGCCCTGGTGAGCCAGGCCTTCACCCACACCTCCCAGGTGCTGGTGGACAAGTCCCTCAAGGGCTGGAAGGAGATCGAGTATGAGGTGGTTCGGGATGCCTACAACAACTGTGTCACA GTGTGCAACATGGAGAACCTGGACCCACTGGGGATCCACACGGGCGAGTCCATCGTGGTGGCACCCAGCCAGACCCTCAATGACACCGAGTACTTCATGCTGCGGCGCACGGCCATCAAGGTGGTGCAGCACTTGGGCATCGTGGGCGAGTGCAACATCCAGTTCGCCCTCAACCCTGAGTCAGAGCAG TACTACATCATCGAGGTGAATGCCCGGCTCTCCCGTAGCTCAGCCCTGGCCAGCAAGGCCACCGGCTACCCCCTGGCCTATGTGGCTGCCAAGCTGGCCCTGGGcatccccctgcccctcctcag GAACTCTGTCACCAACTCCACCACGGCCAACTTTGAGCCCAGCCTGGACTACTGTGTGGTGAAGATCCCACGCTGGGACCTCAGCAAGTTCCTGCGTGTCAGTACGAAGATTGGCAGCTCCATGAAGAGTGTGG gggaGGTCATGGCCATCGGGAGGAACTTTGAGGAGGCATTTCAGAAGGCGCTGAGGATGGTGGATGAAAACTGTGTGGGGTTTGACCACACGGTGAAGCCGGCCTCAGATGTG GAGCTGGAGACGCCGACAGACAAGCGGATCtttgtgctggcagcagcactgcgGGCGGGGTACTCCATCGAGCGGCTGTACGAGCTGACCAAGATCGACAGGTGGTTCCTGCACaagatgaagaacatcacaGACCACGCAGTGCTGCTGGAGTCGTACCGCGGCCAGCAGGGCATCATGCCACCTGCTGTGCTCAGGCGCGCCAAGCAGCTTGGCTTCTCTGACAAGCAGGTggcccaggctgtgctcag CACTGAACTGGCTGTGCGGAAGATGCGGCATGACCTGAAGATCCTGCCAGTGGTGAAGCAGATTGACACGGTGGCGGCAGAGTGGCCGGCTCAAACCAACTACCTGTACCTGACCTACAATGGCTCTGAGCATGATCTGGCCTTCCATGAGCCCCATGTCATGGTCATTGGTTCCGGCGTCTACCGCATCGGCAGCAGCGTTGAGTTCGACTGGTGTGCTGTCGGCTGCATCCAGGAGCTTCGCAAG ATGGGTTTCAAGACAATCATGGTGAATTACAACCCTGAGACAGTGAGCACCGACTATGACATGTGCGACCGCCTCTACTTCGATGAGATCTCCTTTGAG GTGGTGATGGACATCTATGAGCTGGAGAACCCCGAGGGCGTGATCCTGTCAATGGGTGGACAGCTGCCCAATAACATGGCCATGGCCCTGCACCGGCAGCAGTGCCGCATCCTGGGCACCTCCCCAGAGGCCATTGACTCGGCTGAGAACCGCTTCAAGTTCTCCCGCCTGCTCGACTCTATTGGCATCAGCCAGCCCCTCTGGAAGGAGCTCTCTGACATGGAG TCAGCCAAGTCCTTCTGCTGCAAGGTGGGATACCCCTGCGTTGTACGTCCCTCCTACGTGCTCAGTGGTGCTGCTATGAACGTGGCCTACTCAGACAGCGACCTGGAGAAGTTCCTGAGCAATGCTGTGGCCGTATCCAAGGAACAGCCTGTTGTCATCTCCAAGTTCATCCAGGAGGCCAAG GAGATCGACGTGGACGCAGTGGCCTGTGACGGTGTTGTGGTGGCCATTGCAATCTCGGAGCACGTGGAGAATGCCGGGGTGCACTCTGGTGATGCCACACTGGTGACTCCCCCGCAGGACATCACCTCGAAGACGCTGGAGCGCATCAAGGCCATTGTCCATGCCattgggcaggagctgcaggtcaCAGGTCCCTTCAATCTGCAGCTCATTGCCAAG GATGATCAGCTGAAGGTGATTGAGTGCAACGTCCGTGTCTCCCGTTCTTTCCCCTTTGTGTCCAAGACCCTTGGGGTGGACCTGGTGGCTCTGGCCAGTCAGGTGATCATGGGTGAGGATGTGGAGCCTGTGGGGCTGATGACAGGCACGGGCATTGTCGGTGTCAAg GTGCCCCAGTTTTCCTTCTCACGCCTGGTGGGTGCTGATGTGGTGCTGGGGGTGGAGATGACCAGCACAGGTGAGGTGGCCTGCTTTGGGGAGAACCGCTGCGAGGCGTACCTGAAGGCCATGCTCAGCACTGGCTTCAAGATCCCCAAGAAGAACATCCTGCTGACCATTGGCAGCTACAAG AACAAAAGCGAGCTGCTCCCCACGGTGCGGAGACTGGAGAGCCTTGGCTACAACCTGTATGCCAGCCTTGGCACTGCTGACTTCTACACAGAGCATGGCATCAAg GTGAAGGCTGTGGACTGGCACTTTGAGGAGACAGATGGCAGCGAGGCCGGCACCCGGGAGACCCAGCGCAGCATTCTGGACTACCTGGCTGAGAACCACTTCGAGATGGTCATCAACCTCTCAATGCGCAACTCAGGGGGCCGCCGGCTCTCCTCCTTTGTCACCAAGGGGTACCGCACCCGGCGCCTGGCCGTCGACTACGCCGTGCCTCTCATCATTGACATCAAGTGCACAAAGCTTTTTGTGGAG gCGCTGAGCCAGATTGGGGCAGCCCCCCCAATGAAGATGCATGTGGACTGCATGACATCTCAGAAACTCATCCGTCTGCCag GCCTCATCGATGTCCATGTCCACCTCCGTGAACCGGGTGGCACCCACAAGGAGGACTTTGCATCAGGCACggcagctgctctggctgggGGCATCACTATGGTGTGTGCCATGCCCAACACCAGCCCTGCCATTACCGACGCTGCTTCCTTTGCCCTGGCACAGAAG CTGGCCGAGGCCGGGGCCCGCTGCGACTTCGCACTCTTCCTGGGGGCTTCCTCAGAGAATGCCGGCACACTGGGCCCCCTGGCTGGGGCGGCTGCCGGGCTCAAGATGTACCTGAATGACACCTTCTCCAGCCTGCGGATGGACGACGTGTCACTCTGGATGGAG ATCCTCCTCATCAAGGCGGCCAAGCAGAGGGGGATCCCAGTGACATGCGAGGTGGCCCCGCACCACCTCTTCCTGAGCCAGGATGACCTGGGGCGCCTCGGGGAGGGCCAGGCTGCCGTGCGGCCAGCACTGGGCACCCGCCAGGATGTGGAGGCACTCTGGGAGAACATGGACACCATTGACTGCTTTGCCACTGACCATG cccctcacacgctggaggagaagcaggggcaggagccacCCCCTGGGTACCCTGGCCTGGAGACGatgctgccgctgctgctgaCGGCTGTGTCTGAGGGGCGGCTCAGCGTGGAGGACATTGTCCAGCGGCTGTATGAGAACCCACGCAAGATCTTtgggctgccagcacaggaggaCACCTATGTGGAG GTGGACCTGGAGCACGAGTGGATCATCCCTGGCTCCATGGCCTTCTCCAAGGCCCGCTGGACCCCCTTTGAGGGCATGAAAGTGAAAGGGACAGTGCGGAGGGTGGTCCTGCGCGGGGAGGTCGCCTACATTGATGGGCAG gtgctggtgcCACCTGGCTATGGGCAGGATGTGAAGAAGTGGCCCTCAGGAGCTGTGGTGCTGCCACACATGGCCCCTGCCAAGGACATCGTGAAG ACCCCTGAGCAGGCTCGGCACGTGGCAACCGGTGACACACTGCGTGGAAGAGCCACCAGTCCCTGCCGGCCCGTCCCTGCCGGCGACTCGCGCTTCCACCCTCCGCCGCGTATCCACCGGGCCTCTGACCCTGGGCTGCCAG CATTCCAGAGGCTGGGAACCACACACCGCCCAGGCACCCGCGCCACCG CAGAGGACGCCCGTGAGAAGGTTGGCAGGAAGGCAGCGGAGCCAG AGGCAGTGGCGATGCAGGAGAGCCACTTCTACCCGCCAGGCCCTTTCCCACGCCAGGCCTCCCCGCAGCGCTCCCCACACTTCCAGACCTCCCCCTTGCTGCACCCCCTCGTTGGTCAGCACATCCTCTCTGTCCGGCAGTTCTCCAAGGAGCAG CTGTCCCACCTGTGCAATGTGGCCCACACCCTGCGCATGCTGGTGCAGAAGGAGCGGAGCCTGGACATCCTCAAG GGGAAGGTGATGGTGACCATGTTCTACGAGGCGAGCACGCGGACCAGCAGCTCCTTCGCAGCTGCCATGAGCCGGCTGGGCGGCTCCGTCCTGTCCTTCTCCGAGGCCACCTCCTCGGTGCAGAAGGGCGAGTCCCTGGCCGACTCTGTGCAGACCATGTGCTGCTACGCTGACGTGCTGGTGCTGCGGCACCCCCAGCCTGGTGCCGTCGAG ctggctGCCAGGCATTGCCGCAAGCCAGTGATCAACGCCGGGGACGGGGTGGGGGAACACCCCACGCAGGCGCTGCTGGACATCTTCACCATCCGTGAGGAGCTGGGCACTGTCAACGGCATGACG ATCACTATGGTGGGTGACCTGAAGCATGGGCGCACCGTGCACTCCCTGGCCCGCCTGCTCACCCAGTACCGCGTCAACCTGCGCTACGTGACCCCCCCCGGCCTCCGCATGCCTCCCGACATCACCAGCTTTGTGGCCTCCAGGGGCATCCAGCAg GAGGAGTTTGGGAGCATCGAGGAGGCGCTGCCGGACACGGATGTGCTCTACATGACGCGAATCCAGAAGGAACGCTTCCAACGGGCCGAGGAGTACGAGGCT TGCTTTGGGCAGTTCATCCTCACACCCCACATCATGACTCGTGCCAAGGAGAGGATGGTGGTGATGCACCCCCTGCCCCGTGTCAACGAGATCAG CGTGGAGGTGGACTCGGACCCGCGCGCCGCGTATTTCCGGCAGGCGGAGAACGGGATGTACCTGCGGATGGCGCTGCTCGCCACGGTGCTGGGCCGCTACTGA